A genomic segment from Pseudomonas sp. S09G 359 encodes:
- a CDS encoding alkaline phosphatase D family protein, which yields MPQPDTLPAVIAGPVLRRLEPQRLVIWLVGSRALSLTLKLQVPQGESQTIDLDAQHCQTVPVGRHAFIHLIDVTLAQALPQDVAIGYDLLVDGVGLCEWAPHLLYADTRLATFVLHSRIHQLVHGSCRKPHHPADEGLLCVDRLLADAHPAPAQRPALLIMSGDQVYADDVAGPMLRAIHALIARLGLFDEYLEGAVVDDSASLYGHRASYYHRADLLPALDSNETLRERFFGGVKKPIFTSSTADNHLVTLAEVIAMYLLVWSPTPWTLITAPAPQLSSEEQQRYAREQVQIEHFREGLPGVARVFAHLSTLMIFDDHDITDDWNLSAQWEETAYGHPFSKRIIGNALLAYMLCQGWGNQPDVFGEAVQQTQALAAQTPDNHLNAAAQDELVQALLKFQQWHYVLPTTPALVVLDTRTRRWRSEFTLKQPSGLLDWEALSELQQELLDHPSAIIVSPAPIFGVKLIETVQKVFSWCGHPLLVDAENWMAHRGAAQVILNIFRHSRTPGNYVILSGDVHYSFVYEVLIRHRNAGPRIWQITSSGIKNEFPRRLLAGFDRLNRWLYSPRSPLNWFTRRRTMQVVPHTPEHAEAGERLWNSAGIGQVFFNEQGQPDGIYQHNADGKVRTRMVAPQ from the coding sequence ATGCCACAACCCGATACATTGCCCGCGGTGATTGCTGGCCCGGTGCTACGGCGCCTGGAACCGCAGCGCCTGGTCATCTGGCTGGTGGGAAGCCGTGCCCTGTCCTTGACCCTGAAACTGCAAGTGCCCCAGGGCGAATCGCAGACAATCGACCTCGACGCGCAGCACTGCCAAACAGTGCCCGTGGGGCGCCACGCGTTTATCCACCTGATCGACGTAACGCTGGCCCAAGCACTGCCCCAAGACGTCGCTATCGGCTACGACCTGCTGGTCGACGGCGTTGGCCTTTGCGAGTGGGCGCCGCACCTGCTGTACGCCGATACCCGGCTTGCGACATTCGTGTTGCATAGCCGTATCCATCAGTTGGTGCATGGTTCCTGCCGTAAACCCCATCACCCGGCCGATGAAGGCTTGTTGTGCGTAGACCGCCTGCTGGCAGACGCCCACCCTGCCCCCGCGCAACGCCCAGCCTTGCTGATAATGAGTGGGGACCAGGTGTATGCCGACGATGTGGCCGGGCCGATGCTACGGGCGATTCATGCACTGATCGCCCGGCTCGGCCTGTTCGACGAGTACCTGGAGGGCGCGGTGGTGGATGACAGCGCCAGCCTCTATGGGCATCGCGCCAGCTATTACCATCGCGCCGACCTGCTCCCGGCGCTGGACAGTAACGAGACCCTGCGCGAACGGTTTTTTGGCGGGGTGAAAAAACCGATCTTCACCAGCAGCACGGCCGACAATCACTTGGTGACGTTGGCCGAAGTGATAGCGATGTACTTGCTGGTCTGGTCGCCCACGCCGTGGACACTGATTACCGCGCCAGCACCGCAACTGAGCAGCGAAGAACAGCAGCGGTATGCCCGCGAGCAGGTGCAGATCGAGCATTTTCGCGAAGGCCTGCCGGGCGTCGCGCGGGTGTTCGCACACCTGTCCACCTTGATGATCTTCGACGATCACGACATCACCGACGACTGGAACCTCAGCGCCCAATGGGAAGAAACCGCCTACGGCCACCCCTTCTCCAAGCGCATCATCGGCAACGCCCTGCTGGCCTATATGCTGTGCCAGGGTTGGGGCAATCAGCCCGATGTGTTTGGTGAGGCGGTGCAGCAAACCCAGGCGCTGGCCGCCCAAACGCCAGACAACCACCTGAACGCGGCGGCGCAGGATGAGCTGGTGCAGGCACTGCTGAAATTCCAGCAATGGCACTACGTACTGCCTACCACGCCTGCGCTGGTGGTACTCGACACCCGCACCCGGCGCTGGCGCAGCGAGTTCACCCTCAAGCAACCCTCGGGCCTGCTGGACTGGGAAGCCTTGAGCGAGCTGCAACAAGAGCTGCTGGACCACCCCTCGGCCATCATCGTGTCGCCCGCGCCAATCTTTGGCGTGAAGCTGATCGAGACGGTGCAGAAAGTGTTCAGTTGGTGCGGCCACCCACTGCTGGTGGATGCCGAAAACTGGATGGCCCATCGCGGCGCGGCCCAGGTGATCCTGAATATTTTCCGCCATTCGCGCACGCCGGGGAACTACGTGATCCTGTCGGGCGATGTGCATTACTCATTCGTCTACGAAGTGCTGATCCGTCATCGCAACGCCGGCCCCCGGATCTGGCAGATCACCAGCAGCGGCATCAAGAACGAATTCCCACGGCGCCTGCTGGCAGGGTTCGACCGCCTCAACCGCTGGCTCTATTCACCACGCTCACCCCTCAACTGGTTCACCCGCCGGCGCACCATGCAGGTGGTGCCGCATACCCCGGAGCATGCCGAGGCCGGCGAACGGTTGTGGAATTCGGCCGGGATCGGCCAGGTTTTTTTCAACGAACAGGGGCAGCCGGACGGGATTTACCAGCACAACGCGGATGGGAAGGTTCGGACGCGGATGGTGGCGCCGCAGTAA
- a CDS encoding XRE family transcriptional regulator, with amino-acid sequence MNRHIGSNFDDYLNDDGLIEEVSAAALKRVIAWQLAEAMKAQKVSKKALAERMHTSRTAVDRALDQNDAGMTLATLASAARALGQHVEVRLVPNADPRLATT; translated from the coding sequence ATGAACAGGCATATCGGCTCCAACTTCGATGATTATCTCAACGATGACGGGCTCATTGAGGAAGTGTCCGCCGCAGCGTTGAAACGTGTGATCGCCTGGCAACTGGCTGAGGCGATGAAGGCTCAGAAAGTCAGCAAAAAAGCGCTGGCCGAGCGTATGCATACCAGTCGTACCGCAGTAGACCGCGCACTCGATCAGAACGACGCGGGTATGACACTGGCTACCCTGGCAAGCGCGGCGCGAGCATTGGGTCAACACGTGGAAGTAAGGCTTGTTCCCAACGCGGACCCACGCCTCGCGACGACTTGA
- a CDS encoding sensor domain-containing diguanylate cyclase — translation MDDISGSTSKMSDFSLFNADMLHTVLELVSDGIWDWNANTGFVYRSPGWYEMLGYPRHSLENSVFTWESVIHPEDYAQVMTLFDDYIHRRAPHYQAEYRCRKQDGSYLWIEDRGYVIARNEDASVARMVGAHRDIHARKSSVEQLEQRNQSLEALVAERTRELSRVNQQLQLQLDENRSLAERDALTLVANRYRLEKALLEECDRAQRFRLPMALIAMDIDDFKPINDRYGHAVGDQVLIQVVECLERCIRPGDLLARWGGDEFMLVLPKGSLEDAKAVAERICQTVRDNPLSSDFNVTLSAGVAARQAGESPAALMARADQALYRAKAAGKDAVCG, via the coding sequence ATGGACGATATCTCCGGCAGCACCTCGAAGATGAGTGATTTTTCTCTCTTCAACGCCGACATGCTGCATACCGTGCTGGAGCTGGTCAGCGACGGAATCTGGGATTGGAACGCCAATACCGGGTTCGTCTACCGCAGCCCGGGCTGGTACGAAATGCTGGGCTACCCGCGTCACTCCCTGGAGAACAGCGTGTTCACCTGGGAAAGCGTGATCCACCCGGAGGATTACGCCCAGGTGATGACGCTGTTCGATGACTACATTCACCGTCGCGCCCCCCACTACCAGGCCGAATACCGTTGCCGCAAACAAGATGGCAGCTACCTGTGGATCGAAGACCGCGGCTACGTGATCGCGCGAAACGAAGACGCTTCGGTGGCGCGGATGGTGGGCGCCCACCGCGATATCCATGCGCGCAAAAGCTCCGTCGAGCAATTGGAGCAGCGCAATCAGTCCCTTGAAGCCCTGGTGGCCGAGCGCACGCGTGAGCTGTCGCGCGTCAATCAGCAGCTGCAACTTCAGCTCGATGAAAACCGCTCCCTGGCCGAAAGGGACGCCCTGACCTTGGTTGCCAACCGCTATCGCCTGGAAAAAGCCCTGCTGGAAGAATGCGACCGCGCCCAGCGCTTCCGCCTGCCCATGGCACTCATCGCGATGGACATCGATGACTTCAAGCCGATCAATGATCGCTATGGTCACGCCGTGGGCGACCAGGTCCTGATCCAGGTAGTGGAGTGCCTGGAACGCTGCATTCGCCCGGGTGATCTGCTGGCCCGCTGGGGTGGCGACGAGTTTATGCTGGTGTTGCCAAAAGGCTCGCTGGAGGATGCCAAGGCAGTGGCCGAGCGCATCTGCCAGACAGTACGGGACAACCCGCTGAGCAGCGATTTCAACGTAACCCTGAGTGCCGGCGTGGCGGCGCGCCAAGCGGGTGAGTCCCCCGCCGCCCTGATGGCGCGTGCCGACCAGGCGTTGTATCGCGCCAAGGCAGCGGGGAAAGACGCGGTGTGCGGATAA
- a CDS encoding aspartate aminotransferase family protein — translation MSRETISQSISIVHPISLSHGKNAEVWDTAGKRYIDFVGGIGVLNLGHCHPGVVEAIREQATRLTHYAFNAAPHTPYIELMDRLTAFIPVDYPVSGMLTNSGAEAAENALKIVRGATGRTAVIAFDGAFHGRTLATLNLNGKVAPYKQKVGVLPGPVYHLPYPSADNDVTCAEALKAMDRLFSVEIDVNDVACFIIEPVQGEGGFLALDIEFAQALRRFCDEHSILLIADEIQSGFGRTGQRFAFSRLGIEPDLILLGKSIAGGVPLGAVVGRKALMDNLPKGGLGGTYSGNPIACAAGLATLDAMTDAHLHAWGSQQAEAIVSRYEAWRAQQLSPYLGRLTGVGAMRGIELAHADGTPAPKQLAQLLSLAREAGLLLMPSGKSRHIIRLLAPLTTEPAVLEEGLDILEACLKQLAA, via the coding sequence ATGAGCCGCGAAACCATCAGCCAGTCGATTTCCATCGTTCACCCCATCAGCCTCAGCCACGGTAAAAACGCCGAAGTCTGGGACACGGCGGGCAAACGCTATATCGACTTTGTCGGCGGTATCGGTGTGCTTAACCTCGGCCACTGCCACCCCGGCGTGGTCGAGGCGATTCGTGAACAGGCCACTCGCCTGACCCATTACGCCTTCAATGCCGCCCCGCACACGCCCTACATCGAACTGATGGATCGCCTGACAGCCTTTATCCCGGTGGACTACCCAGTAAGCGGCATGCTCACCAACAGCGGCGCCGAGGCGGCGGAAAATGCCTTGAAGATCGTGCGCGGCGCCACTGGCCGCACCGCCGTGATCGCCTTTGACGGCGCCTTTCACGGTCGCACCCTGGCCACCTTGAACCTCAACGGCAAGGTCGCGCCCTACAAACAAAAGGTCGGCGTACTGCCCGGCCCGGTGTATCACCTGCCCTACCCCAGCGCCGACAACGACGTGACCTGTGCCGAGGCGCTGAAAGCCATGGACCGCTTGTTCAGCGTGGAAATCGACGTCAACGACGTGGCCTGTTTCATCATCGAGCCAGTGCAGGGCGAAGGCGGCTTCCTCGCGCTGGACATTGAATTCGCCCAGGCGCTGCGCCGGTTTTGCGATGAACACAGCATCCTGCTGATCGCCGATGAAATCCAATCGGGTTTCGGGCGCACCGGCCAGCGTTTCGCCTTCTCGCGCTTGGGCATCGAGCCGGACCTGATCCTGCTCGGCAAAAGCATCGCCGGCGGCGTGCCACTGGGCGCGGTGGTCGGGCGCAAGGCGCTGATGGACAACCTGCCCAAGGGCGGCCTCGGCGGTACGTACTCAGGTAACCCGATCGCCTGCGCGGCAGGGTTGGCCACCCTGGATGCGATGACCGATGCGCACCTGCACGCCTGGGGTTCGCAACAGGCAGAAGCCATTGTGAGCCGTTATGAAGCCTGGCGTGCGCAGCAACTGTCGCCCTACCTCGGCCGCCTCACCGGCGTGGGCGCCATGCGCGGCATCGAACTGGCCCACGCCGACGGCACACCCGCGCCCAAACAACTGGCGCAATTGTTGAGCCTGGCGCGGGAGGCTGGCCTGCTGCTGATGCCCAGCGGCAAGTCGCGGCATATCATCCGCTTGCTCGCGCCGCTGACCACTGAGCCGGCGGTGCTGGAGGAAGGCCTGGATATCCTCGAAGCCTGTCTCAAGCAATTGGCCGCCTAG